The following coding sequences lie in one Paraburkholderia largidicola genomic window:
- a CDS encoding flagellar brake protein, whose translation MIADHPLTAAPADQTRDARADYAQRHPLQIAVCLRGLAARQDFIAVEFDGHQIVTQVIDVDSRNARFVFDPGSVDAANRALPDAMELRFHGTPSGIRTEFTTSAAKPVTFDGRPAFEASFPAVLYYVQRRQTFRVETPVLDPYTATGSYADGNAYNLLVKDLSLGGVALRTTHSRFDDVERGCILRDVTLKLGSFGTLRLDLEIVAPRKSMTPAGEWCTVLGCRFVDLPGAAERTLQRVVTQLEMKRLAVGSRG comes from the coding sequence ATGATTGCCGACCATCCGCTAACCGCCGCTCCCGCCGACCAGACTCGCGACGCCCGCGCCGATTATGCGCAGCGCCATCCGTTGCAGATCGCTGTCTGCCTGCGCGGCCTGGCGGCGCGGCAGGATTTCATTGCGGTCGAGTTCGACGGCCATCAGATCGTGACGCAGGTGATCGACGTCGACTCGCGCAATGCGCGCTTCGTGTTCGATCCCGGCAGCGTCGATGCCGCCAATCGCGCGCTGCCCGACGCAATGGAATTGCGGTTTCACGGCACGCCTTCGGGTATTCGTACCGAGTTCACGACGAGCGCTGCGAAGCCGGTCACGTTCGACGGACGACCCGCGTTCGAAGCGTCCTTTCCTGCCGTGCTCTACTACGTGCAGCGTCGACAGACCTTCCGCGTCGAGACACCCGTGCTCGATCCGTACACCGCGACGGGCAGTTACGCGGACGGCAATGCGTACAACCTGCTGGTGAAAGATCTGTCGTTGGGCGGCGTAGCGTTGCGAACCACCCATTCACGCTTCGACGACGTCGAGAGGGGCTGCATCCTGCGCGACGTCACGTTGAAACTCGGCAGCTTCGGCACGCTGCGACTCGATCTGGAGATCGTCGCGCCGCGCAAGTCGATGACGCCGGCGGGCGAGTGGTGCACCGTGCTTGGCTGCAGGTTTGTCGATTTGCCTGGCGCTGCCGAGCGCACGCTGCAACGCGTGGTCACGCAGCTTGAGATGAAGCGGCTCGCCGTCGGGTCACGTGGGTGA
- a CDS encoding ABC transporter substrate-binding protein, protein MKAHIFPKSALKGLSHTIRIAAAILPLFMAAHADIAAAAGTVTSENLQIGADLTYPPYDYLDNGTPAGFDPAFMGRLATHLKLKPSFVDTRFANLILGVNANRFDVIASALYVTPERAKQIDFLPYLKTGGSLLALSGAGFAPRTPEDLCGKRVSSIKGASWIPKLADVSSKVCVPAGRGAIDVREFETSPEAAQAVLSHAVDAQFEDSAVAQITANRLGGRVAITSTAPLYPVVIGLGVKKGNDALLSQLKTALASMKSSGEYAALLKQYNVAEPTGGDIALALGSAQK, encoded by the coding sequence ATGAAAGCCCACATTTTTCCGAAGTCGGCCCTCAAGGGCCTGTCGCACACGATCAGGATCGCCGCCGCGATCTTGCCCCTCTTCATGGCGGCGCACGCCGACATTGCCGCCGCGGCCGGGACAGTCACGTCCGAGAATCTGCAGATCGGCGCAGACCTCACGTACCCGCCTTACGACTATCTGGACAACGGCACGCCCGCCGGCTTCGATCCCGCGTTCATGGGCAGGCTCGCCACGCATCTGAAGCTCAAGCCGTCGTTCGTCGACACGCGCTTCGCGAATCTGATTCTCGGCGTCAACGCCAACCGCTTCGACGTGATTGCGTCCGCGCTGTACGTGACGCCCGAGCGCGCGAAGCAGATCGACTTTCTGCCGTACCTGAAAACGGGCGGCTCGCTGCTCGCGCTCAGCGGTGCGGGTTTCGCGCCCAGGACGCCGGAGGACCTGTGCGGCAAGCGGGTCAGCTCGATCAAGGGCGCCTCGTGGATTCCGAAGCTCGCCGATGTGTCGAGCAAGGTGTGCGTCCCGGCGGGGCGCGGTGCGATCGATGTGCGCGAGTTCGAGACCTCGCCGGAAGCGGCGCAAGCCGTGCTGTCGCACGCCGTCGATGCGCAGTTCGAAGATTCCGCCGTCGCGCAGATCACGGCGAACCGGCTGGGTGGGCGCGTGGCGATTACGTCGACGGCACCGCTCTACCCGGTGGTCATCGGGCTTGGCGTGAAGAAGGGCAATGACGCGCTGCTGTCGCAACTAAAGACTGCGTTGGCGTCGATGAAGTCGTCGGGCGAATACGCGGCGCTGCTCAAGCAATACAACGTCGCGGAACCGACGGGCGGCGACATCGCCCTTGCGCTGGGAAGCGCGCAGAAGTAA
- a CDS encoding amino acid ABC transporter permease/ATP-binding protein: MLFDWHYAASLLVDAAFWKAAWLVVELSVATWVIGIVAGFMLALGKQSTLLPLRAACGAYIWLFRSLPLLVLLIFVYNLPQVLPWSGGVLSDPFWAGLIALSISETAYIAEIHRGGLLALNKGQLEAGRALGIGFVGLQRLIVLPQAFRVALPSLINEYITIVKLTSLVSVISLAEILLVGERLYTQNFKVLETMLAVSFYYVLIVTVFGHLLKVLEKRLDVTRRKHAVMIDVAVIPADASRAAAKAADSRATGRALEAVGIRKTYGQHEVLKGIDLTVKAGEVVSIIGPSGSGKTSLIRTLNGLETLDGGEVRLHGRTFLQSTLHGQGKARHGDYMRGILDIGMVFQSFNLFPHKTVLQNVTLAPRYHNREKGGALEASGMQILAKVGMAAHAHKYPHQLSGGQQQRVAIARALAMQPSIVLFDEPTSALDPELVQEVLKVIEQLARDGMTMIIVTHEIKFAFRISDRVIFMEGGTILSDGPPLELAKQKTSRIASFLKDVHIA, translated from the coding sequence ATGTTGTTCGATTGGCATTACGCGGCGTCGCTACTCGTCGACGCGGCATTCTGGAAGGCTGCGTGGCTCGTCGTCGAACTGAGCGTGGCGACGTGGGTGATCGGGATCGTCGCCGGATTCATGCTGGCGCTCGGCAAGCAATCGACGTTGCTGCCGTTGCGCGCCGCGTGCGGAGCTTATATCTGGCTGTTCCGCAGCTTGCCGCTGCTGGTGCTGCTGATCTTCGTCTACAACCTGCCGCAGGTGTTGCCATGGTCGGGCGGCGTGCTGTCCGATCCGTTCTGGGCCGGACTGATCGCGCTGTCGATCAGCGAAACCGCGTATATCGCCGAGATTCATCGCGGCGGCCTGCTCGCGCTCAACAAGGGACAACTCGAAGCGGGCAGGGCGCTCGGCATCGGCTTCGTCGGGCTGCAACGCCTGATCGTGCTACCCCAGGCATTTCGGGTCGCGCTGCCGTCGCTGATCAACGAGTACATCACGATCGTCAAGCTGACGTCGCTGGTGTCGGTGATTTCTCTCGCTGAGATTCTTCTGGTGGGCGAGCGTCTCTATACGCAGAACTTCAAGGTGCTGGAGACCATGCTCGCGGTGTCGTTCTATTACGTGCTGATCGTCACGGTGTTCGGTCATCTGCTGAAGGTGCTCGAAAAGCGCCTCGACGTCACGCGCCGCAAGCATGCCGTGATGATCGACGTCGCCGTGATTCCGGCCGACGCATCTCGGGCCGCTGCGAAAGCCGCCGACTCGCGAGCCACAGGACGCGCGCTCGAAGCCGTCGGTATTCGCAAAACCTACGGCCAGCACGAAGTGCTCAAGGGCATCGATCTGACCGTGAAGGCGGGTGAAGTCGTGTCGATCATCGGGCCGTCGGGCTCCGGCAAGACATCGCTGATCCGTACGCTAAACGGCCTTGAGACACTCGACGGCGGCGAAGTACGCCTGCACGGACGCACGTTCCTGCAATCCACGCTGCACGGGCAGGGCAAGGCGCGGCACGGCGACTACATGCGCGGCATTCTCGACATCGGCATGGTGTTTCAGAGCTTCAATCTGTTTCCACACAAGACCGTGCTGCAAAACGTAACGCTCGCGCCGCGTTATCACAACCGCGAGAAGGGCGGCGCGCTCGAAGCATCCGGCATGCAGATCCTGGCGAAAGTCGGCATGGCAGCGCATGCGCACAAGTATCCGCATCAGTTGTCGGGCGGACAGCAGCAACGCGTGGCGATCGCACGCGCACTGGCCATGCAGCCTTCCATCGTACTGTTCGACGAACCGACCTCCGCACTCGACCCGGAACTCGTACAGGAAGTGCTGAAAGTCATCGAGCAGCTGGCGCGCGACGGGATGACGATGATCATCGTCACGCACGAAATCAAATTCGCGTTCCGCATCTCGGACCGGGTGATATTCATGGAAGGCGGTACGATACTCAGCGATGGTCCTCCGCTGGAACTGGCGAAGCAGAAAACCTCGCGTATCGCCAGTTTTCTTAAAGACGTTCATATCGCCTGA
- a CDS encoding GntR family transcriptional regulator: MTTVRTSAQSAPAPAAAEADQSVTDRILTTIRDDIIEGKLLPGTALVENDLTQLHDVSRNTLREALRLLCREGLAVHYRHRGVIVRTLTRHDVRDIYRVRRTLELQALMREEPIEDDDLALMREAIRCAQDAVEREDWRAVGTYSLLFHRHIVRLLHSALFDAFFTTILAQLRLVFGSAPDEKRFQKPWVAKDQRIFALIERGQLDKAQAALADYLTESEHAMLDYL; the protein is encoded by the coding sequence ATGACAACAGTACGTACGTCCGCCCAATCAGCGCCCGCACCGGCAGCCGCTGAGGCCGACCAGTCAGTGACCGACCGCATCCTGACGACGATCCGCGACGACATCATCGAGGGCAAGCTGTTGCCCGGCACGGCGCTCGTCGAGAACGATCTGACGCAACTGCACGACGTGTCGCGCAACACGCTGCGCGAAGCACTGCGGCTGTTGTGCCGCGAAGGGCTCGCGGTGCATTACCGGCATCGCGGTGTGATCGTGCGCACGCTCACGCGTCACGACGTGCGCGATATCTACCGCGTGCGGCGCACGCTCGAATTGCAGGCGCTGATGCGCGAAGAGCCGATAGAAGACGACGATCTCGCGCTGATGCGCGAAGCGATCCGTTGCGCGCAGGATGCCGTCGAACGCGAAGACTGGCGAGCTGTCGGCACGTATAGCCTGCTGTTTCACCGGCATATCGTGCGCCTGCTGCACAGCGCACTATTCGATGCGTTCTTCACGACGATCCTCGCGCAACTGCGGCTCGTGTTCGGGTCCGCGCCGGACGAAAAGCGCTTCCAGAAGCCGTGGGTTGCGAAAGACCAGCGCATTTTCGCGCTGATCGAGCGCGGCCAGCTCGACAAGGCGCAAGCGGCGCTCGCCGACTATCTGACGGAGTCCGAGCACGCGATGCTCGACTATTTATGA